A single Pieris rapae chromosome 2, ilPieRapa1.1, whole genome shotgun sequence DNA region contains:
- the LOC110995328 gene encoding uncharacterized protein LOC110995328 — translation MINIHVMVILLLSFKQSFGIEVNITKKFPKSIGTLYSVQFDRKLHMTIPDECANLDFCEEIPDFPEDEISKLINLLIADKMTFNQDREATFDEHMDAGRAINLCRSRLTFIQPKAVKVGNEWHLVLNSESNMVQSFRGEICMDAQNAPCSSLVNFNRGFTGHCVQKYMETRMIVLSKNYDEVIALPQSVPSCCSCMAFQL, via the exons ATGATTAATATTCACGTAATGGTGATTTTGTTGCTg AGCTTCAAGCAGAGTTTTGGAATTgaagtaaatataacaaaaaaattcccCAAATCGATAGGTACACTGTATAGTGTACAATTTGATAGAAAGTTACATATGACAATTCCCGATGAATGTGCTAATCTCGATTTTTGTGAGGAAATTCCCGATTTTCCGGAAGatgaaatttcaaaattaataaatttattg attgcTGATAAAATGACTTTTAATCAAGATCGTGAAGCTACATTTGACGAACATATGGACGCGGGTAGAGCAATTAATCTGTGCCGTTCGAGATTAACT TTTATCCAACCGAAGGCAGTGAAAGTTGGTAATGAATGGCATCTAGTATTAAACTCTGAAAGCAACATGGTTCAATCGTTCAGAGgagaaatatgtat GGACGCACAAAATGCTCCTTGCTCAAGCTTGGTAAACTTCAATCGAGGCTTTACGGGACACTGTGTCCAAAAGTATATGGAAACACGTATGATCGTGCTTAGTAAAAACTATGACGAAGTCATAGCGTTGCCTCAATCAGTACCAAGTTGTTGTTCCTGCATGGCTTTCCAACTATGA